The Alistipes finegoldii DSM 17242 DNA segment GGCCGAGGAGGGGTGTTACGAACCGCCCGTCGATCTGGTCGATATGTTCCTGCGCCTGAGCGACAAGTGGGGCATGAACTTCTGGTTCGGGCTCTACGATTCGGGCAAGTACTGGGACCGCGGCGAATACGAACAGGAGGTTGCGCTGAACAAACGCGTGATCGACGAGGTGTGGAGCCGTTACGGACATTACAAATCCTTTGCGGGCTGGTATATTTCGCAGGAATGCAGCCGCAATACCGGCAAGATCGTCGATCTGTATGCGAGTCTGGGACGCTATTGCAAGGAGGTTTCCGGCGGTCTGCCGACCATGATTTCCCCTTATATCGACGGCAGCAAGAACGTCAGCCAGTACAATGCTTCGACTTCGAAGCAGAACGTCGTGACGCTCGAAAGCCATGAACGCGAGTGGGACGCCATCTTCGCCGGAATCAAGGGCGCCGTGGATATCGTCGCCTTTCAGGACGGCCATGTGGAGTATGACGAGCTGGT contains these protein-coding regions:
- a CDS encoding DUF4434 domain-containing protein; the protein is MRIKGTFLDEISHDIPHQNWGEAEWDRDFGYMREAGIDTVILIRCGYRRWQTFPSRVLTAEEGCYEPPVDLVDMFLRLSDKWGMNFWFGLYDSGKYWDRGEYEQEVALNKRVIDEVWSRYGHYKSFAGWYISQECSRNTGKIVDLYASLGRYCKEVSGGLPTMISPYIDGSKNVSQYNASTSKQNVVTLESHEREWDAIFAGIKGAVDIVAFQDGHVEYDELVDFLKVNKKLADRYGLECWTNSETFDRDMPIKFLPIKWEKLRLKMGLAAQAGYQNAITFEFSHFMSPQSAYLQAGHLYDRYMEYLKTLE